One Methanolobus sp. WCC4 DNA segment encodes these proteins:
- a CDS encoding CBS domain-containing protein encodes MVLSVQNDMETDVSILEIQNEMSVKETMSKTIFDIDVSASVLEVAGKMAENDTDSVIVTEDADNIGIITEHDIITKTVVKNVLPSEMTAKEIMSSPIIATRPSTSIIEAAEMMVKSNIRRLAVMEGDHIEGMITDRDIIAIAPGLTTILEGLIELNHENKLHTEPELERGICQRCGALVDSLVDVNGSTLCEDCKEEEGYYD; translated from the coding sequence ATGGTCTTGAGTGTTCAGAACGACATGGAAACCGATGTTTCCATTCTGGAGATCCAGAATGAGATGTCGGTCAAAGAAACAATGTCAAAGACGATCTTTGACATCGATGTCAGTGCCAGTGTTCTTGAAGTTGCAGGAAAGATGGCAGAAAATGACACAGATAGCGTTATTGTTACAGAGGATGCCGACAATATCGGCATTATAACTGAACATGATATTATCACCAAGACAGTTGTAAAGAATGTGCTTCCTTCTGAGATGACGGCAAAGGAGATCATGTCGTCCCCAATTATAGCAACCAGGCCTTCGACAAGTATCATCGAAGCTGCTGAAATGATGGTCAAATCCAACATTCGCAGGCTTGCTGTAATGGAAGGGGACCACATTGAGGGAATGATAACTGACAGAGATATCATAGCCATAGCTCCGGGTCTGACAACGATCCTGGAAGGACTTATAGAACTGAACCATGAGAACAAACTCCACACGGAACCTGAGCTCGAACGTGGCATATGCCAGCGTTGCGGTGCTCTTGTTGACAGTCTGGTGGATGTCAATGGATCGACGCTCTGTGAGGACTGCAAAGAGGAAGAAGGTTACTATGACTAG
- a CDS encoding CBS domain-containing protein, producing the protein MNVKDIMSSPVFTIAPEETVAHARNLMLKHKISTLVVAEDEKMVGIVTKTDLGKRLAQAEPMWRRRPIDKIPVSMVMHEDPITIYPGASVAQASELMIENGINALAVVNREVEGIVTGTDIMRYFAEQDIKTKVSDIMDEDIVFVHRHHTINHVIHEMEASETNRVIVNDDADEAVGIITTTNVAFNIMSDNEGNLPSKSIKMTRRSSPAGHKEYRYVKEVPLVAEDIMSELPHPMDANNKAVNAAKIMLSEHTIALPVVNGDKIIGLISRRDILRAVQ; encoded by the coding sequence ATGAATGTGAAGGACATTATGAGTTCACCGGTCTTTACCATAGCACCGGAAGAAACCGTAGCACATGCAAGAAACCTTATGCTCAAGCATAAGATCAGTACCCTGGTGGTAGCTGAGGATGAAAAAATGGTCGGTATAGTCACAAAGACAGATCTTGGAAAGAGACTCGCTCAGGCCGAGCCAATGTGGAGAAGGAGACCGATCGACAAGATCCCGGTGAGCATGGTGATGCATGAAGACCCTATCACAATATATCCCGGTGCCTCAGTCGCACAGGCAAGCGAACTCATGATAGAGAATGGCATAAATGCACTGGCTGTGGTGAACAGAGAAGTAGAAGGAATAGTCACCGGAACGGACATCATGAGGTACTTCGCTGAACAGGATATTAAGACAAAGGTATCAGATATCATGGATGAAGACATCGTTTTCGTACACAGGCACCACACCATCAATCACGTCATCCATGAAATGGAAGCAAGTGAGACAAACCGTGTCATTGTCAATGATGATGCTGATGAGGCAGTAGGAATCATCACAACGACGAATGTGGCATTCAACATAATGTCTGACAATGAAGGAAATCTTCCATCAAAGAGCATAAAGATGACCAGGCGTTCAAGCCCTGCGGGTCACAAGGAATATCGTTACGTAAAAGAGGTACCTCTTGTTGCTGAAGATATCATGTCAGAGCTTCCGCATCCCATGGATGCCAACAACAAGGCAGTGAATGCAGCAAAGATAATGCTCTCAGAACACACAATAGCTCTCCCTGTTGTCAACGGGGACAAGATCATCGGACTTATCAGCAGGAGAGATATACTCAGAGCAGTGCAGTGA
- a CDS encoding CBS domain-containing protein, with the protein MEVKDIMAEPLLIDKSDTISHALDVMEKKGTRRLLVKHDNELLGVLTMRNISKELGTRKKGSKPASSLHVATAISDNFVKVLPDTKVTDTITLMIKNGGVIVVMDNDKVVGWVTPNEILKNNNFTGYAGEIMQKGPIVAGPADRVSHIRRVMLDNNIGRVPIIEGDKLVGMVTEKDIANAMRSFRDLVEGSKQEARIKNLIVEDIMKMGVKTINTNTPTSDAAKMMLEENLGGLPVLNLEGQMVGIVTRRSIIRGMGE; encoded by the coding sequence ATGGAAGTAAAGGACATAATGGCAGAACCACTGTTGATAGATAAGTCAGACACCATTTCCCACGCACTTGACGTAATGGAAAAGAAGGGAACAAGACGTCTTCTGGTAAAACACGATAATGAGCTGCTTGGAGTACTTACAATGAGAAATATCTCAAAGGAGCTCGGTACGCGGAAGAAGGGAAGCAAGCCAGCTTCTTCCCTGCACGTTGCAACCGCCATCTCTGATAATTTCGTAAAAGTACTTCCGGACACAAAGGTAACCGATACGATCACACTCATGATCAAGAACGGAGGTGTGATAGTTGTCATGGACAATGACAAAGTAGTTGGATGGGTTACCCCGAACGAGATACTCAAGAACAATAATTTCACCGGATACGCCGGTGAGATCATGCAGAAGGGACCTATCGTTGCAGGACCTGCTGACCGCGTCAGCCATATCAGAAGGGTAATGCTTGACAACAACATCGGAAGGGTTCCCATCATCGAGGGTGACAAACTCGTTGGTATGGTGACCGAGAAGGACATTGCCAATGCAATGCGTTCATTCCGTGACCTTGTGGAAGGAAGCAAGCAGGAAGCACGCATCAAGAACCTTATCGTCGAGGATATCATGAAGATGGGGGTCAAGACCATCAATACGAACACCCCGACCAGTGATGCGGCAAAGATGATGCTTGAGGAGAATCTTGGAGGACTGCCTGTTCTCAATCTTGAGGGACAGATGGTAGGGATCGTAACCAGGAGAAGTATCATCAGAGGTATGGGCGAGTAA
- a CDS encoding RNA ligase gives MRYYPKIEFDVEKAAEFLELSPSRLEDIIEKRNLKQNWDEYNNIYRFEGHAPHLEDGTVLIDHYDHFELVRGFPKIKRAMLLEPAVKRSFSGIDTVAVEEKMNGYNVRVIEYNGKLIAFTRSGHICPYSTERVQNLLKMDIFTDHPDIVVYGEMAGPENPYVQKHVYGIDSLEFFVFDIRYRDTGKVLPLQMRRELAEEYGFKQVRLFGEFDIIEAPKRITEIIRELGRSGREGVVIKDPEMVLQPIKYTCSESNCNDLKQAFKFYNEAGRDYLFSRVVREGFQSHEWNESEEDFKKRCLSLGESILRPMKGTIAEVESGVRISDDFRIRVKDLEVVEKFRAYLERLGLYVVFEEPEKTGDEYVISVKKMNKSTNDKTLAMLEGQLWS, from the coding sequence ATGAGATACTACCCGAAGATAGAGTTCGATGTTGAGAAGGCGGCAGAGTTCCTGGAACTCTCCCCTTCCAGACTTGAAGATATAATTGAGAAAAGGAATCTGAAACAGAACTGGGACGAATATAACAACATATATAGATTCGAAGGGCACGCACCACATCTTGAGGATGGTACAGTGCTCATCGACCATTACGACCATTTTGAACTTGTGAGGGGTTTTCCTAAAATAAAACGTGCAATGCTCCTTGAACCTGCGGTAAAGAGAAGTTTCAGCGGGATAGATACCGTTGCCGTCGAGGAGAAGATGAACGGCTATAACGTCCGTGTCATCGAATATAACGGAAAGCTCATTGCCTTTACCCGCAGTGGACACATCTGTCCCTATTCAACTGAAAGGGTACAGAATCTCCTGAAAATGGATATCTTTACAGACCATCCTGACATCGTTGTCTATGGAGAGATGGCCGGACCTGAGAACCCATATGTACAGAAGCATGTCTATGGCATAGATTCACTGGAATTCTTTGTTTTTGATATAAGGTACAGAGATACAGGCAAAGTCCTCCCGCTGCAAATGAGAAGAGAACTTGCAGAGGAATACGGATTCAAGCAGGTAAGACTCTTTGGAGAATTCGATATCATTGAAGCACCAAAAAGGATAACGGAGATCATCAGGGAACTCGGCAGGAGTGGAAGGGAAGGCGTCGTTATCAAAGATCCGGAGATGGTATTGCAACCAATAAAATACACATGTTCTGAAAGTAATTGTAATGATCTAAAACAGGCATTCAAATTCTACAATGAGGCAGGAAGGGATTATCTCTTCTCAAGGGTAGTGCGGGAAGGCTTCCAGTCCCACGAATGGAACGAAAGTGAGGAAGATTTCAAAAAGCGCTGCCTGAGCCTTGGGGAAAGCATACTCAGACCCATGAAAGGGACCATAGCAGAAGTTGAGAGCGGTGTGAGGATATCCGACGATTTCAGGATAAGGGTGAAAGACCTGGAAGTGGTTGAAAAGTTCAGGGCATATCTGGAGAGACTGGGACTCTATGTGGTCTTCGAGGAACCTGAAAAAACAGGTGATGAATACGTCATAAGTGTAAAGAAGATGAATAAGAGTACAAATGACAAGACCCTTGCAATGCTTGAAGGGCAGTTGTGGTCATGA
- a CDS encoding EF-Tu/IF-2/RF-3 family GTPase — protein sequence MTKIAIIGSEKSGKTTLAGKLGKKGNVSDITMYDYAKNDMILTTIDATGYPASVKSLVTALNLSDIALLCIPPEGLDPQAAECIIALDVMGYKHGIVVLTKSDTSYPFALDELKAKLQKVTAGTVLENWDYHAISTTSFEGMEELKELINTVGEKVEEELKELDDLPARTIIDQSFNVTGIGCVVLGVVSQGTINAKDKVVAYPAKKELEIRSIQMHDVDAKSAPAGARVGLALKGVQSKDIDRGFVLSETETVATDFTLKCVLSPLAKPFNVDDMLHLYVGLQSSPVRVVEILEGEEKVETAASGKEYVLKLTGSKEIAYSKNDRFILVNLDEKQRFIAHGYEQ from the coding sequence ATGACAAAGATCGCAATCATCGGAAGTGAGAAGAGCGGCAAGACAACACTTGCCGGTAAACTTGGAAAGAAAGGTAATGTCAGTGACATAACTATGTATGACTATGCCAAGAATGACATGATACTCACAACCATTGATGCCACCGGTTATCCGGCTTCTGTCAAATCACTGGTCACAGCGCTCAATCTTTCAGACATCGCTCTTCTATGCATTCCACCTGAAGGACTTGACCCTCAGGCTGCCGAGTGTATAATAGCACTTGATGTCATGGGCTACAAGCACGGTATCGTCGTTCTCACAAAATCTGACACCTCATATCCTTTTGCGCTGGATGAGCTCAAAGCCAAACTCCAGAAGGTAACAGCAGGGACTGTTCTTGAGAACTGGGACTACCATGCGATCTCAACAACCTCTTTCGAAGGCATGGAAGAATTAAAGGAACTCATAAACACAGTCGGGGAAAAGGTTGAAGAGGAACTGAAAGAACTGGACGACCTGCCGGCACGCACGATCATCGACCAGTCCTTCAATGTCACTGGTATCGGATGTGTTGTCCTTGGAGTTGTTTCCCAGGGAACCATCAATGCAAAGGACAAGGTTGTGGCATATCCTGCAAAGAAGGAACTCGAGATCAGGTCAATACAGATGCATGATGTGGATGCGAAATCTGCACCTGCAGGTGCCAGAGTGGGACTTGCTCTTAAAGGTGTCCAGTCAAAGGATATCGACAGGGGCTTTGTGCTCTCAGAAACTGAGACCGTTGCTACAGACTTCACACTGAAGTGTGTTCTTTCACCACTTGCAAAACCCTTCAATGTTGATGACATGTTACATCTCTATGTAGGACTCCAGTCCTCACCTGTAAGGGTAGTTGAGATACTTGAAGGTGAAGAGAAGGTTGAGACTGCAGCATCTGGAAAAGAATATGTTCTAAAGCTTACGGGATCAAAGGAAATAGCCTATAGTAAAAATGACAGGTTCATCCTTGTGAACCTTGATGAAAAACAGAGGTTCATAGCTCACGGCTATGAACAATGA
- a CDS encoding ATPase domain-containing protein translates to MRIPTGIEGFDDLVQGGLLTDRVYVLSGPPGSGKTTFGVQFLAQGASTGEVGLYVTLLECPQNIINDMSNYAMNIPTLIKMKKLLFADLGPRMEYGYMDEVNEFITPDFNVSKSSTESEAPSPSMVFKEIAAYVSEYEVKRLVIDSLSAIRFTSRDLSLQEKEMSRFIRNLKKLGCTTLILSEMTDPTAYSTEQFASHGVIFMHNFLYDKTMTRALQVIKMRGTKHDCNMRSVSFSERGLRIEGYLE, encoded by the coding sequence ATGCGGATACCTACAGGAATAGAGGGTTTTGATGATCTTGTGCAGGGCGGTCTCCTGACGGACAGAGTGTATGTGCTTAGTGGCCCACCCGGCAGTGGGAAAACAACATTCGGGGTTCAATTCCTTGCTCAGGGAGCGAGTACAGGTGAAGTAGGATTATATGTCACCTTGCTGGAATGTCCTCAGAACATCATCAATGACATGTCCAACTATGCCATGAATATTCCCACTCTGATAAAGATGAAGAAGCTCCTGTTCGCAGACCTTGGTCCGCGTATGGAATACGGTTACATGGATGAGGTCAACGAGTTCATTACCCCGGACTTCAATGTAAGTAAAAGTTCAACTGAATCAGAGGCACCTTCGCCTTCCATGGTCTTCAAGGAAATTGCGGCCTATGTCTCGGAATATGAAGTAAAGAGACTTGTTATAGACTCCCTGTCTGCTATCAGGTTCACGAGCAGGGACCTCTCCCTGCAGGAAAAGGAAATGAGCAGGTTCATACGCAATCTCAAGAAACTGGGATGCACCACACTGATCCTCTCCGAGATGACAGATCCCACAGCCTATTCCACTGAGCAGTTCGCTTCACATGGTGTCATCTTCATGCATAATTTCCTTTATGATAAGACGATGACCCGTGCTTTACAGGTCATAAAGATGCGTGGTACAAAACACGATTGTAACATGCGGAGTGTATCTTTCAGTGAAAGGGGATTGAGGATCGAAGGCTATCTAGAATGA
- a CDS encoding stage II sporulation protein M: protein MRNIENMDENMYMIGMKDIRWTIRVFLLSAIIAFFLSIVAYILTLAFAEPEPVSEVIMSTASAATAKVEVTSNYIDPMWSIFIFNSIAATCAVIGTGLFMMVHTLLIADIAMRPKHRIYSRFSIIFEIAMKPLYTLLIKITALVDRDFSLIGKSEDKVEGTIWEYCGYGKDEYRMFSYMLPYTVPLLILMVNGALMGILLAFFVFNGAMTGFELFGTKGIFIGLLYNAVYFFISIIPHGIIEIPVILVAAALGYRFAYSQAHDVIDKELFDRNDIIGLKEDAAYTSAAAREYILSGYTWKMLAIIILILLIAAYIETDITLKVVDHVMAVLDGYLEPLLA from the coding sequence ATGAGAAATATTGAGAATATGGACGAAAATATGTACATGATCGGGATGAAAGATATAAGATGGACCATCCGTGTCTTTTTATTATCAGCAATAATTGCATTCTTCCTGAGCATTGTCGCCTACATACTGACACTGGCCTTCGCTGAACCTGAACCTGTGAGCGAGGTCATTATGAGCACAGCCTCTGCAGCCACTGCCAAGGTAGAGGTGACCTCTAATTACATCGACCCTATGTGGTCCATATTCATCTTCAACAGTATTGCAGCCACCTGTGCCGTTATCGGGACAGGGCTCTTCATGATGGTCCACACCCTGTTGATCGCTGATATAGCCATGAGACCGAAGCACCGGATATACTCTCGTTTTTCCATCATCTTCGAGATAGCCATGAAGCCGCTGTACACTTTACTCATCAAAATAACAGCACTTGTAGACAGGGACTTCTCCTTGATCGGAAAGAGCGAAGATAAAGTGGAAGGAACTATCTGGGAATACTGTGGCTACGGCAAGGATGAGTACAGGATGTTCTCCTACATGCTTCCATATACGGTTCCACTTCTGATACTGATGGTGAATGGAGCACTCATGGGAATTCTCCTTGCGTTCTTCGTATTCAACGGAGCGATGACAGGATTTGAACTCTTTGGAACTAAGGGTATCTTCATAGGTCTGCTATACAATGCTGTCTATTTCTTCATCTCAATAATCCCCCACGGCATCATCGAGATACCTGTGATCCTCGTAGCAGCAGCTCTGGGATACAGGTTCGCATATTCACAGGCCCATGATGTGATAGACAAAGAATTGTTCGACAGGAATGATATCATCGGACTGAAAGAGGATGCTGCATATACTTCTGCTGCTGCAAGGGAATACATACTCTCAGGATACACATGGAAGATGCTCGCTATTATCATATTGATACTGCTGATTGCAGCTTACATTGAGACCGACATTACACTGAAGGTCGTTGATCATGTTATGGCTGTGCTCGATGGATATCTGGAACCATTGCTTGCCTGA